The window TACTGCAAAGTGTAAATCATTTACCATGTTTTACCGTAAATGTAATCCTCCGGCTTCTGATATGTAACTGTATTTTGTCTCTCTAAGGATTCAACGTCTACTTCCCTCAGGGGGCAGAGGAAAGCCCCTAAATGAGGAACAGGAACTTGCCATTATCATCATGGTGATTTCTTTCtctggcttctttttttcataaaccGTACATTATATAAAGCTACTATGATATGGGtcattccttttttgttttgaattcctgcagcaaaatgaacaaaatacaTGTGTTTACTAAacccaacaaaacagaaatgtagagagGCTTCAAGAGAAAACACAATCTATGATCAATATGTTGTAATGTACTTTCTATAAGGGCAGACCTGACACATGTGAAGTAATGCAGTTTCTGTTATTCCATCTGATGTTAGTGTTTTTATGACATTGTGCAATGATTGACTAAATGTTCCTGTTGGAAGACAACATGTGTTAGTGTCTTGGTGGACatggtgtgttgtgtttgtgtattattgtattttaaaaatgagtgTTAGAGTTTAGTTTGCAATGGGTTTGGAACATGATATCATGATGAATCCAAATTACAGAAACTATCTACATGTCATCAACAGCTTCTAACTGaaggagacaaaataaaacacttcttaTTATGAATACTCAGTAACCAGGCTGTTCTGGAGAATCTGAAGGATTTTACTGACAATCAAATGAATAGTTCAATTAATTTGGTTTCCTTAAGAATtcattttattctaaataaAAACCAACATTTCAACAGACAATTAACCTCTTTATAGTATAAATGATCAATGGTCAATTTCAAATCCTGGAtccaaattaaataaatctcacGTACGCTGAACAGTATTCATCATCACTGAATGTAAAAtgattttacacttttaaatctAATTAACAATAAGAAAACTATAAATACTGTAAACCtgattcaatatttatttgaaggGGGTAAATATTAATGCTGTctaatttgtattttgtttattaaacAGCTCGTGCTGCAGCTCCTCGGAGTGATCAACGGTGGTCGCTACTTTCTAAACCCTAAAGGACCTCAGACCTCAGCGCCGGTCACATGACTGAAAGCTAAGAATTGCTCAGTGGGTCACTCAGCCAATCCTGTGAGAGCAACAGCACATGACTAGTTGCTTCAACACCACATATATACTGCTTTCTGACACTCACTTCAGTATCAGTTTTTGAGATCACCACTCAGAAAACATGCCTGAAACCGTGAAAGCGCCCAAGAAGGGCTCAAAGAAAGCCGTCTCTAAGGCCACCAAGACCGgcaagaagaggagaaagtccAGGAAGGAGAGTTATGCCATCTACGTCTACAAGGTCCTGAAGCAGGTCCACCCCGACACCGGTATCTCCTCCAAGGCTATGGGCATCATGAACTCGTTCGTGAGCGACATCTTTGAGCGCATCGCCGGGGAGTCCTCCCGTCTGGCTCAATACAACAAGCGCTCCACCATCACCTCCAGGGAGATCCAGACCGCTGTCCGCCTGCTGCTGCCCGGTGAGCTGGCTAAACACGCCGTGTCTGAAGGCACCAAGGCTGTGACCAAATACACCAGCTCCAAGTAAATCCGCTGATAACCAGCAACAAAACGGTCCTTTTAAGGGCCACCCAACAGTTTCTGAGAGCTGAAATCCTGAATGTCCTATTACATCAATAATCGATAATATCTGCATATGTGGGCCATTAATTTATTATCGagatattcatttttgtcacaagataattcatattttaagtGGGATGACTCACTAtaccttttattattattattattcacattTATTGATGTGAGACAGGTCAAATGTGAGAAAGATGTTGTGTAGTTGTCACCTTGAAAATCCAGGAAAGATTACAAGTCCCAGCCTTGGTTATGTCTAATCATTATCTACACTAAATTAAGGGTTGAACGGAAATAATTAATGAAATCAGGGTTAATCAATAATTTTCTCAAGTTAAACATGTCCGTTAAAAGTTGTGGTCTTAGGTGAATCAATTTGAGAAGATTGATTCACCTAATGACTGAGTGTTCATTGACTGACAATGAGCTACTTAGATGTTGAAATTTCTGAATATACATAAAACTAACCCTAATCACCTGTATAATAGAAAAAAGCCCATGACTCTGCTATCTGGATGTATTTTGTCAATAATTAATCATATCAAGTCAGCTAAATCGTTAGACAGGACATTTAAGGGTGCTTAAAAGTCTTCTAGTATTTCTCCTCTATGGGCATGAGAATGTTGCAGAGAGTATTTTCTAGTACTTAAAACGTTTAATAGCTGATTATTCCTGTGTTGAAGCAGCAAATGGATGAGAGATAAAGACATGCGTGTGTAGGTTATTAGTTTAAGTTATAGTTAATTAATGGTACATACACTAATTTGAAGCTCAGTTTGTTTAAATTGAGATTTGTTCCCTGTAATGTTTATGATATTAGGCTTATATCATTCTGTTTTCAACATTATCTAGTAAATATGGAAAAACTCTCTAGAGGAAGTGtttggctcttaaaagagcctttgGGTTTTAGTATAAGTTGGTCAGGATCAGGTTTAACCTCCGAAGCCGTACAGAGTGCGTCCCTGTCTCTTCAGAGCGTAAACCACATCCATGGCGGTGACGGTCTTTCTCTTAGCATGCTCGGTGTAGGTGACGGCATCACGGATAACGTTCTCCAGGAAGACCTTCAACACACCACGGGTCTCCTCGTAGATGAGACCAGAGATACGTTTGACTCCACCACGACGAGCCAGACGGCGGATAGCGGGCTTGGTGATTCCCTGGATGTTATCACGGAGGACTTTACGGTGACGCTTAGCGCCTCCTTTACCGAGTCCTTTACCTCCCTTTCCTCTTCCAGACATGTTGGCAATTCAGCAGTTGAGATCTGATTGATTCCGAGCTAGCGTTCACATTTTTCTAAATCTAGTCTCTGAGAACCTCATTGAAGTCAGAGAGCTGCTTTCTTCTTCCTCGCTCAAgtatttcaaacacaaaatctCATGAATCATTAGCGCCCCCCTCTGATCAGCAGCAGGAATCAGGGACAGCGTGACTCCTGTTAGACTGACTGAACTCCACATGGACCAGGAGGTGAAGAAAACATCCAACATCTTGGATTGAAATTATTCACACCAAAATGAAGGAAGATTctcactgattgcacagctctggacagctccctatgtcaatactgttcatttacaactctgtttttgcacattcacATTTATCTCCAgcagtatgttgtatttaatattttcatatttgagACTAGAAGTAATGTTAAgctaaatcctggttgtatatattcacattctcagttttgatatttttaatgcttatttactttgtatttaatattatattgtgtttatttgctaatattgtgtgtttggataacctgctgctgtgacgccacaatttcccagtttgggatcaataaagtaactctattctattctattattactgtttttattatgtttctaaacaaatgacacaacatgctgcagcaGGGATCAATTCAGCACCTCGGACAGCgaaggttataaaaaaaaaaagatgactgaaTGTtatgacggaggattagggccacgttgaaaacattattattatttttttccagattacagtcgtaaatttacaagattaaac is drawn from Labrus bergylta chromosome 8, fLabBer1.1, whole genome shotgun sequence and contains these coding sequences:
- the LOC109976346 gene encoding histone H2B-like, which produces MPETVKAPKKGSKKAVSKATKTGKKRRKSRKESYAIYVYKVLKQVHPDTGISSKAMGIMNSFVSDIFERIAGESSRLAQYNKRSTITSREIQTAVRLLLPGELAKHAVSEGTKAVTKYTSSK
- the LOC109976347 gene encoding histone H4; translation: MSGRGKGGKGLGKGGAKRHRKVLRDNIQGITKPAIRRLARRGGVKRISGLIYEETRGVLKVFLENVIRDAVTYTEHAKRKTVTAMDVVYALKRQGRTLYGFGG